A genomic window from Gossypium hirsutum isolate 1008001.06 chromosome D12, Gossypium_hirsutum_v2.1, whole genome shotgun sequence includes:
- the LOC107946837 gene encoding transcription factor bHLH71, whose product MLESGLVFRETRIARYIVWRCRLGFSREMTLETLSSNDLLNFVIYDTISATPYSSNDSFVTTFSMEEQSTSTALNCFPMVTPPQCCRSTATEAMERRPNLAVQGRKKRRRKPRVCKNKEEAETQRMTHIAVERNRRKQMNEHLAVLRSLMPESYVQRGDQASIVGGAIEFVKELEHLLQTLEAEKFRVLQQVTPAAAANEETTNTNSKMLSSPPFAQFLMQPQYTWSQIPNKYTSKTKASTADIEVTLIETHANLRILLRKGPTQLCKLVAGFQSLYLSILHLNVTTLDPFVLYSISAKVEEGCQLSSVDDIARAVHHMIRIIEQDATALC is encoded by the exons ATGCTAGAAAGTGGTTTAGTCTTTAGAGAAACTAGAATTGCAAGATATATTGTTTGGAGGTGTAGGTTGGGCTTCAGCAGAGAAATGACACTTGAAACCCTTTCTTCCAACGACCTCTTGAACTTCGTTATCTATGATACTATATCTGCAACCCCATACAGCAGCAATGACTCTTTCGTGACTACTTTCTCAATGGAAGAACAATCTACTAGTACTGCTTTGAATTGCTTTCCAATGGTGACTCCTCCACAATGCTGCCGCTCAACAGCAACGGAAGCTATGGAACGGAGGCCGAATTTGGCAGTTCAAGGGAggaaaaagagaaggagaaagCCAAGGGTATGCAAGAACAAAGAAGAGGCCGAGACTCAAAGAATGACTCACATTGCTGTTGAGCGAAACAGGCGAAAGCAAATGAATGAGCATCTAGCTGTTTTACGCTCCCTCATGCCTGAGTCTTATGTCCAAAGG GGTGATCAAGCATCCATAGTTGGTGGTGCCATAGAGTTTGTGAAGGAGCTTGAGCACCTTCTGCAGACCCTTGAAGCTGAAAAGTTTAGGGTACTGCAACAAGTAACACCAGCTGCTGCTGCCAATGAAGAAACCACCAACACCAACTCCAAAATGCTATCATCACCACCATTTGCACAATTTCTTATGCAGCCTCAGTACACCTGGTCTCAGATCCCTAACAAATATACATCAAAAACTAAGGCATCAACAGCCGATATTGAGGTGACATTGATTGAAACTCATGCTAATCTTCGAATTCTCTTGCGAAAAGGTCCCACTCAGCTTTGCAAGCTTGTTGCTGGTTTTCAATCACTTTACCTTTCCATCCTCCACCTCAATGTCACAACCCTGGATCCATTTGTTCTCTACTCTATCAGTGCCAAG GTTGAAGAAGGATGCCAGCTCAGCTCCGTAGATGACATAGCAAGGGCAGTTCACCACATGATCAGAATAATTGAGCAAGATGCCACTGCTTTATGTTGA